Genomic DNA from Hymenobacter jejuensis:
GGTATTGAAGCGACCCGTTTCCCGGATGTGCAGGTGCGTGCGCCGCTCGCCCACAGGCTCGCGCATGTACCGCTTGCGCAATCCTACCGATGCTGCCGGCAAGTGGTGGAATATGTCGTATTGGAAGGCTTCGCCTTGCCGGAAACCGGCTTGCCACAGCGGCACAGTAAGATTGTCCACCTCCTGTAAATCAGCTACAGTCAGTTGAATATCAATGACATCCTTAGCGCGCAGTCCCGGCACGGCTGTGGAGCCGATGTGGTCAAGGCGTAGGACTGCATTCCCTACCAAGGCCCGAATGCGCTGAGCCATGATGGCAAACTCATCCGGCCAAGCCGCACGATACTGCACCAGTTCTACCGGCCGCGAAACAGCAAAATTGTACAGATTGCTCATCGGTATCTTCTTAGCCTAGCGAGTTTGTAACGGATACTTGCCGTTTTACCTATGTGGCCCAACCGTTCGCGCAACCGAGAAACAGACGGCGCAGGTGAACCGCGTCCGCAACCCGGAATCATCGGTTTTGCGTCGCGGATACGCGCCGGCAAGAGGCCACTTCATTAGATTTATCTGCGATTAGCATCTACAGAATGTCAAACTCATTAGGATTCTCTTGATTGTATACCACTGTTACTGTAGCTCCTTCCGAGTAACGAGGTATGGCAAAAGCTAACCCATGTTCGGATAATGCCTCGACAGTTTGCCCATCCCGAGTTGTAAATCGCACGATGGGCCGGACGGTCATGATCCTTCCCCACTGAATCTTATTACGCACTATTACACCCTGTACGCGCGCACCGTGCGTCTGCA
This window encodes:
- a CDS encoding GrpB family protein, with product MSNLYNFAVSRPVELVQYRAAWPDEFAIMAQRIRALVGNAVLRLDHIGSTAVPGLRAKDVIDIQLTVADLQEVDNLTVPLWQAGFRQGEAFQYDIFHHLPAASVGLRKRYMREPVGERRTHLHIRETGRFNTRFALLCRDYLRASAHASVEYELLKLRAASLFPASIEGYLFLKEPVFHLIYEAAELWATQTGWQLPASDA
- a CDS encoding DUF3592 domain-containing protein, whose translation is MGFELDAFDVFVLAAMAAMLVLVCLEAKRHNDRMQTHGARVQGVIVRNKIQWGRIMTVRPIVRFTTRDGQTVEALSEHGLAFAIPRYSEGATVTVVYNQENPNEFDIL